GCTTATTGCTGGTAGTGACCCAGAAGTCCTGGCGGTTATAGGTGAGGTCTTCTTTCTCCTGCTCGCCTTCGTCGTTGGTGAAGGTCATGCTGCTCTTCTTTCCGAAGGGCGGGTTGGTGAGCACGTAGTCGTATCTGATGTTAGGATCGGCTATGAGGGCATCGGAATTGGAGATCATGGGCTCTCCGTCTATTTCTCCGATGTTGTGCAAAAAGAGGTTCATGAGTGCCAGCCTGCGGGTCCCGGCCACTATTTCATTGCCGCCGAAGGTCTTTGCTTTCAGGAAGCGGCTGTGGTCGCGGTCAGGCTCGTAATTGTTTGTGAGGAAGTCATAGGCCGCCAGGAAGAAACCGCCTGTACCGCAGCAGGGATCGCCAATGGTCTTCATAGGTTCCGGGCGCAGGCACTGCACCATGGCTTTGATGAGCGGGCGGGGTGTAAAATACTGGCCGGCTCCGCTTTTAGTGTCTTCTGCGTTCTTCTGCAGGAGACCTTCGTAGATCTCGCCCTTTGTATCCACTCCCATCATGACCCAGCTTTCCTTGTCGATCATATCAATGACCTTGTACAGCATGGCAGGGTCGCTGATCTTGTTCTGCGCCTTGAGGAAGATCTGCCCGAGCATGCCGGGCTTTTTGCCCAGCTCCTCCAGCAGCTCCTTGTAATGGGTATCAAGCTCTGCACCGCGCTTTTGTTTTAACACATCCCATGTGTACTTCTCCGGGATGCCTATATCCCGGCTGTATGGCGGTTTTCTGTATTCCTCTGCCATCTTGAGGAATATGAGAAAGGTCAGCTGTTCCAGATAATCGCCATAGCTCACGCCTCCGTCTCGCAGGACATTGCAGAAGCTCCAGACTTTGGAAACGATGGATGATGTGTTCTCAGACATGGTCTTTATCTCTGGGTTTGGAATAGTATTTTTAATCTTTTTAGTTGAATTTGATACTCAAAAGCAGTGTTCAACTTGCGGGGTA
This DNA window, taken from Methanomethylovorans hollandica DSM 15978, encodes the following:
- a CDS encoding class I SAM-dependent DNA methyltransferase, giving the protein MSENTSSIVSKVWSFCNVLRDGGVSYGDYLEQLTFLIFLKMAEEYRKPPYSRDIGIPEKYTWDVLKQKRGAELDTHYKELLEELGKKPGMLGQIFLKAQNKISDPAMLYKVIDMIDKESWVMMGVDTKGEIYEGLLQKNAEDTKSGAGQYFTPRPLIKAMVQCLRPEPMKTIGDPCCGTGGFFLAAYDFLTNNYEPDRDHSRFLKAKTFGGNEIVAGTRRLALMNLFLHNIGEIDGEPMISNSDALIADPNIRYDYVLTNPPFGKKSSMTFTNDEGEQEKEDLTYNRQDFWVTTSNKQLNFVQHIHTILKTGGQAAVVLPDNVLFEGGAGETVRKKLLETTDLHTILRLPTGIFYAHGVKANVLFFEAKPASKEPWTREIWIYDYRTNVHHTLKKNPLRFTDLEDFIRCYNPENRFQRKETWSREDPEGRFRRFTYEEIASRDKTNLDIFWLKDKSLADLDNLPDPDILANEIIENIEAGLESFKEIVETLNGNRK